In bacterium, a single genomic region encodes these proteins:
- a CDS encoding MotA/TolQ/ExbB proton channel family protein, with amino-acid sequence MIDLFVKGGFAMYPLLALSVVTLAIAIERMVYLRKAQIDTGKFMEAINGFLAKNALEEAYLFCESTSGPISRIIKSGLKNQKRGREDVIRSIEDAGVIEVSQLERGILIIQTISKIAPLIGLFGTVTGMIRSFQAIGGAGGENPRMVAAGIGEALVATAGGLVVAIPAYFLAFYFLNRVNKFILDMQKSSIQFLDGLSELEETIAERTQRFDTVGGDYLEI; translated from the coding sequence ATGATCGACCTGTTCGTGAAAGGGGGGTTCGCGATGTACCCCCTGCTGGCGCTGTCCGTCGTCACGCTGGCGATCGCCATCGAGCGCATGGTGTACCTGCGGAAGGCCCAGATCGACACCGGGAAGTTCATGGAAGCGATCAACGGCTTCCTGGCCAAGAACGCCCTGGAGGAGGCGTACCTCTTCTGCGAGTCCACCTCCGGACCGATTTCGCGGATCATCAAGTCGGGGCTGAAAAACCAGAAACGCGGCCGCGAGGACGTCATCCGGTCGATCGAGGATGCCGGGGTGATCGAGGTTTCCCAGTTGGAGCGCGGAATCCTGATCATCCAGACGATCTCGAAGATCGCCCCACTCATCGGCCTGTTCGGCACGGTAACCGGCATGATCCGGTCCTTCCAGGCGATCGGCGGCGCCGGAGGAGAGAACCCGAGGATGGTCGCCGCGGGGATCGGGGAGGCGCTCGTCGCCACGGCCGGAGGTCTCGTTGTTGCCATCCCGGCGTACTTCCTTGCTTTCTACTTCCTGAACCGGGTGAACAAGTTCATCCTCGACATGCAGAAGAGCTCCATCCAGTTCCTGGACGGACTCAGCGAACTGGAGGAGACGATCGCGGAGCGTACCCAGCGATTCGACACGGTGGGAGGCGACTACCTTGAAATTTAA
- a CDS encoding septum formation initiator family protein produces the protein MGRNTRLTDMTIPLRDPNRKKRRLPLFIAAALVIAAVFISLFRDMGIVDSWRLQKTERQLRGEVEKLRQENALLKRTVEDLRGNPAVIEQEARRLGLIKEGENVIVVPQRQDARPQVPPNPGKKRP, from the coding sequence ATGGGACGAAACACGCGACTGACCGACATGACGATCCCATTGCGGGATCCGAACCGGAAAAAGCGACGCCTGCCGCTGTTCATCGCGGCGGCCCTGGTGATCGCGGCGGTGTTCATCTCGCTTTTCCGCGACATGGGGATCGTTGACAGTTGGAGGCTCCAAAAGACGGAGCGTCAACTCCGGGGCGAGGTCGAAAAGCTTCGACAGGAGAACGCGCTGCTCAAGCGCACGGTCGAGGATCTTCGCGGCAACCCGGCGGTCATCGAACAGGAGGCCCGCCGGCTCGGCCTCATCAAGGAGGGGGAGAACGTCATCGTCGTACCCCAGCGGCAGGACGCCCGCCCGCAAGTCCCCCCCAACCCCGGCAAAAAACGCCCATAG
- a CDS encoding tetratricopeptide repeat protein encodes MNWIRPPETVRRFTPHQLLQHWIAGALWVVLAGSSLAGGAGVEGSRSLHATAGIAGLIFLGYHAIVLAAIGVRLDMPAENVAFLPWGPEWSALRRRKGSRAGDGKYSPAEKGDYLAILAWSLLAAASGILLRWPSFFGVPGASAYDWIRTVHAGFGAALTVHLLAVHLPQRWWYAAGDFRRAIFKGTVTLREAEKRGGWVRDLVARGILVPTPETAESAEDRESTEVRELLERGNRFAREGKYGEACNSYKEALLLLPDYSQARFNLAVALMRNGRSEEAREQLAIFIEKDPFNPMVEKAREMLDGYGKGTA; translated from the coding sequence ATGAACTGGATCCGGCCGCCGGAGACGGTCCGAAGATTCACCCCCCATCAACTCCTGCAGCATTGGATCGCCGGGGCGCTTTGGGTCGTCCTCGCCGGCTCCTCCCTGGCCGGGGGTGCAGGAGTCGAGGGATCCCGATCCCTCCACGCGACGGCGGGAATCGCGGGTCTGATCTTCCTCGGTTACCACGCCATTGTGCTGGCGGCGATCGGGGTACGCCTCGACATGCCGGCGGAAAACGTGGCGTTCCTCCCGTGGGGACCGGAGTGGTCGGCACTCCGCCGCCGGAAGGGAAGCCGGGCGGGCGACGGGAAATATTCCCCCGCGGAGAAGGGGGATTACCTTGCGATCCTCGCCTGGTCGCTCCTTGCCGCCGCTTCCGGGATCCTCCTTCGATGGCCGTCGTTCTTCGGCGTTCCGGGAGCATCGGCATACGACTGGATCCGAACGGTGCATGCCGGGTTCGGCGCCGCCCTTACGGTCCATCTTCTCGCCGTCCATCTGCCGCAGCGCTGGTGGTACGCTGCCGGCGACTTCCGCCGGGCGATTTTCAAGGGGACCGTGACCCTCCGGGAAGCGGAGAAGAGGGGCGGGTGGGTGCGCGACCTCGTTGCGCGCGGAATTCTCGTCCCGACGCCGGAGACGGCGGAGAGCGCGGAAGACCGGGAATCCACGGAGGTTCGGGAGCTCCTTGAGCGGGGAAACCGGTTCGCGCGCGAAGGGAAGTACGGGGAGGCGTGCAACTCCTACAAGGAAGCCCTCCTGCTTCTTCCCGATTACTCCCAGGCGCGATTCAATCTTGCCGTGGCGCTGATGCGGAACGGCCGGAGCGAGGAAGCAAGGGAACAGTTGGCGATCTTCATTGAAAAGGACCCGTTCAACCCGATGGTCGAGAAGGCCAGGGAGATGCTCGACGGATACGGAAAGGGAACGGCGTGA
- a CDS encoding cytochrome c3 family protein encodes MKKGILPLALFLALLLEGSAVPRSTFDQENCSLCHIRESVFFDPSFLTPGEKKTFDEERICGSCHNGSVQDSRAVLWRGTQHPALPKGKGGVRTCTACHSPHVKGGWAVLAGSGVSLRKGGNAVCAGCHPDQSGKSGNLHAGRIKDAACPDCHAAHGGSGKSLLRESGSALCLRCHPSIDPARTGGHRLESRWERKNVEISFPGCLECHPVHRNGGRALRSLAACGSCHWFAGENDQVPGAKHPGEGTCTTCHTFHVKAGEGGRAFRGKEIRAEGLCRKCHASHWAADIKAGRAAGTHVTAGTAGGNEICSRCHRMHGAPAGSSLLRSPKPYSCLECHEAQNTIREEGGISLAHPVFEKVFKGRMTETVREKSLVVGSSGEIVCRTCHKVHAAVKGTPLLSPGTEKAESCFWCHSAMRGKYHGGASPGTVIQCLECHPVHGRKISGGDPWRSLCRRCHPGTSQHQEKAGGRENRGAGDLPRFDPRGRGSAFGVVSCPTCHDPHGGGEGAKRVRKAYRPNGFLCTTCHSKQDTVVLTPHDLRGIAGNSVCEPCHRPHGGESPWMWGPARGKGERGEESCRACHLAGEGKGLGSRLPLGGHPTNVMASRLIPDRFPRIGPNGETSKSGVLSCITCHDVHGSGILPVGRGVGKLLRRSEMEGSSDLRNSEICSECHPGKAGKHGTADCISCHPPHSEESRETLCRKCHSVGEGMLFDRHRKAKGGCGSCHKVHKNGTNSKKTEEPCYGCHPGTRKIRETSHASLGRDACGACHSVHRDSPVPNIRPKLGEDIFRPDLPCLTCHRENGTGPVPERMKHPSRAREIPTNYGATVTLETPITMHGRFKEGERPMFPLFDPSGNRSLSGAMGCLTCHDPHAGGTRDGAPDAGGYLRDPGFVFLSDMCGACHRGGNVERVKNFHKMPGNKR; translated from the coding sequence TTGAAAAAAGGGATTCTCCCCCTTGCGCTGTTTCTGGCGCTCCTTCTCGAAGGATCCGCGGTTCCACGTTCCACCTTCGACCAGGAGAACTGTTCCCTCTGCCACATCCGGGAAAGCGTCTTCTTCGATCCCTCCTTCCTCACGCCCGGGGAGAAAAAAACGTTCGATGAGGAGAGGATCTGCGGCAGTTGCCACAACGGATCCGTACAGGACAGCCGTGCGGTCCTTTGGAGGGGGACGCAGCATCCCGCCTTGCCGAAGGGAAAAGGCGGAGTCCGAACGTGTACCGCATGCCACTCCCCTCATGTCAAAGGCGGGTGGGCGGTTCTCGCCGGCTCGGGGGTTTCCCTGCGGAAAGGGGGGAACGCCGTCTGTGCCGGATGCCACCCGGACCAATCCGGAAAATCCGGGAATCTCCACGCGGGGCGGATCAAGGACGCGGCGTGCCCGGATTGCCACGCGGCCCACGGCGGATCCGGGAAATCCCTCCTTCGAGAGTCAGGGAGCGCTCTTTGCCTCCGTTGCCACCCATCGATCGATCCGGCCAGGACCGGCGGCCATCGTCTTGAAAGCCGGTGGGAAAGGAAAAACGTTGAGATCTCCTTTCCCGGCTGCCTGGAGTGCCATCCCGTTCATCGGAATGGGGGGCGCGCGCTTCGGTCCCTGGCCGCTTGCGGTTCCTGCCATTGGTTCGCAGGGGAAAACGACCAAGTCCCGGGCGCGAAGCACCCGGGCGAAGGAACGTGCACCACGTGCCACACGTTCCACGTGAAGGCCGGGGAAGGGGGCCGGGCATTCCGTGGAAAGGAGATCCGTGCAGAAGGGTTGTGCAGGAAATGCCACGCGTCCCATTGGGCCGCGGACATCAAGGCGGGACGGGCGGCCGGGACGCACGTGACGGCCGGTACCGCGGGGGGGAATGAGATCTGCAGCCGCTGCCACCGCATGCACGGGGCCCCGGCGGGATCGTCTCTCCTGCGGTCGCCCAAGCCCTACTCCTGCCTGGAATGCCACGAGGCCCAGAACACGATCCGGGAAGAGGGAGGGATCTCGCTCGCGCATCCCGTCTTCGAGAAAGTTTTCAAGGGGCGGATGACGGAAACGGTCCGGGAAAAAAGCCTGGTGGTCGGATCGTCCGGGGAGATCGTCTGCCGCACATGCCACAAGGTGCACGCCGCGGTGAAAGGGACTCCGCTGCTTTCCCCAGGGACGGAAAAGGCGGAGAGCTGCTTCTGGTGCCACTCCGCGATGCGAGGAAAATATCACGGAGGGGCCTCCCCCGGAACCGTCATCCAGTGCCTCGAATGTCACCCGGTCCACGGGAGGAAAATTTCCGGCGGCGATCCGTGGAGGTCCCTGTGCCGGAGGTGCCATCCGGGGACTTCGCAGCACCAGGAAAAGGCCGGAGGCCGCGAAAACCGCGGGGCCGGCGATCTTCCGAGGTTCGATCCGCGCGGACGCGGGTCTGCATTCGGTGTCGTCTCCTGTCCGACGTGCCACGATCCCCACGGCGGAGGGGAAGGGGCAAAGCGGGTGCGGAAGGCGTACCGGCCCAACGGTTTTCTCTGCACCACCTGCCACAGCAAGCAGGACACGGTCGTTCTCACCCCGCACGATCTCCGGGGGATTGCCGGGAACAGCGTATGCGAACCGTGCCACCGCCCCCATGGCGGAGAGTCTCCATGGATGTGGGGACCGGCGAGGGGAAAAGGTGAAAGGGGAGAGGAATCGTGCCGGGCCTGCCACCTCGCCGGCGAAGGGAAGGGATTGGGTTCGCGGTTGCCCCTCGGAGGACATCCGACCAACGTCATGGCATCCAGGCTGATCCCGGACCGTTTTCCCAGGATCGGCCCCAATGGAGAAACTTCCAAATCCGGGGTGTTATCCTGCATTACTTGCCACGATGTCCACGGAAGCGGCATCCTGCCGGTAGGTCGGGGAGTCGGGAAACTCCTGCGGCGGTCGGAGATGGAAGGATCCTCCGACCTCCGGAATTCGGAAATCTGCTCGGAATGTCATCCGGGAAAAGCCGGGAAGCACGGAACGGCGGATTGCATCTCCTGCCATCCCCCCCACTCGGAAGAATCGCGCGAAACGCTTTGCCGGAAGTGCCATTCCGTCGGAGAAGGGATGCTGTTCGATCGCCACCGGAAGGCGAAGGGGGGGTGCGGTTCCTGCCACAAGGTTCACAAGAACGGCACGAATTCGAAAAAAACGGAAGAACCGTGCTACGGATGCCATCCCGGCACTCGCAAGATCCGGGAAACTTCTCACGCGTCGCTGGGGAGGGATGCCTGCGGGGCCTGCCATTCCGTCCACAGGGATTCCCCCGTCCCGAACATCCGCCCCAAGCTCGGCGAGGATATCTTCCGGCCCGACCTGCCATGTCTGACGTGCCACCGGGAAAATGGAACAGGGCCGGTGCCCGAGAGAATGAAACACCCATCGCGCGCGCGGGAGATACCGACGAATTACGGGGCGACCGTCACCCTGGAGACCCCGATCACGATGCACGGGCGATTCAAGGAAGGGGAACGGCCGATGTTCCCCCTGTTCGATCCCTCCGGGAACCGGTCCCTCTCCGGGGCCATGGGGTGCCTGACCTGCCACGATCCGCATGCAGGCGGAACACGGGACGGCGCGCCGGACGCCGGCGGCTACCTGCGGGATCCGGGGTTTGTCTTCCTGTCCGACATGTGCGGCGCTTGCCACCGCGGAGGGAACGTGGAAAGAGTCAAGAATTTCCACAAGATGCCGGGAAATAAGCGATGA
- a CDS encoding PEGA domain-containing protein: protein MRSTSSRRSAVALLLCGALLWRSTPTVVAAETGAATEPALLLKYAAPDLPDRAARQVLDPIPAIVAGELRIRWIPVPMEPSGNDPSAGMLPVPDDAALRRIAEKVSRASEQMDKVESADAERLLEEAEKECRSYRFTEATRPFFAEIFLRRGILRIWEGKGSDAEALLSRARALRPGFTPDPALFPPQVLSAWEAIARRPVPDAELLVESLPAGAGIFVDGERRGTTPARVRMKKISPVRIRVSHPGYRDSETAGQWLPGDTEILRFTLQGDRVARLGELLAGAAPGKGGGAGPLVGELSAAAGTSRVAILMLQKDAGGEDLRARLYAGRPSGRDPVLLGEISIPDGQRGADLSGKWTAETLAADGWPKAELPERSWYTSGWFWGIVLTVAIVGVMGSGGGGGGSGGSSGGTISVNF, encoded by the coding sequence ATGAGATCTACGTCAAGCCGACGTAGCGCCGTCGCGCTTCTCCTCTGCGGAGCGCTGCTCTGGCGGTCGACGCCGACCGTCGTCGCAGCGGAGACAGGGGCGGCCACGGAGCCCGCGCTCCTGCTGAAATACGCCGCGCCGGATCTTCCCGATCGTGCGGCGCGACAGGTTCTCGACCCGATCCCCGCCATCGTGGCCGGGGAGCTGCGTATCCGGTGGATCCCCGTCCCCATGGAGCCTTCCGGGAACGATCCGTCCGCCGGGATGCTACCGGTTCCCGACGACGCGGCCCTGCGGCGGATCGCGGAGAAGGTGTCCCGGGCCTCCGAACAGATGGACAAGGTGGAGAGCGCGGACGCGGAACGTCTTCTCGAGGAGGCCGAGAAGGAGTGCCGGTCGTACCGGTTCACGGAGGCGACGCGCCCGTTCTTCGCGGAGATCTTCCTCCGGCGGGGAATCCTCCGGATCTGGGAGGGGAAAGGATCCGACGCCGAGGCGCTCCTTTCCCGCGCACGTGCGTTGCGTCCGGGCTTCACCCCGGATCCGGCGCTGTTCCCCCCGCAGGTCCTGTCCGCGTGGGAAGCGATCGCCCGCCGCCCCGTTCCCGATGCGGAACTTCTTGTCGAGTCGCTCCCGGCAGGTGCGGGGATTTTCGTCGACGGGGAACGGCGGGGAACGACCCCTGCACGCGTTCGGATGAAGAAGATCTCGCCGGTCCGGATCCGCGTCTCCCACCCCGGGTACCGGGATTCCGAAACGGCGGGGCAATGGCTTCCGGGGGACACGGAGATACTGCGCTTCACGCTTCAAGGCGACCGGGTGGCCCGCCTCGGTGAACTTCTTGCCGGCGCCGCGCCGGGAAAGGGGGGAGGCGCGGGCCCCCTGGTCGGTGAGCTCTCCGCGGCGGCGGGGACATCGCGCGTGGCGATCCTGATGCTCCAAAAGGATGCGGGCGGCGAGGATTTGCGCGCAAGGCTCTATGCCGGAAGACCCTCGGGCCGGGATCCGGTCCTCCTCGGGGAAATATCGATCCCCGACGGGCAGAGGGGGGCGGATCTCTCCGGGAAGTGGACCGCCGAAACCCTTGCCGCGGACGGTTGGCCGAAGGCAGAGCTTCCCGAAAGATCGTGGTATACTTCGGGGTGGTTCTGGGGGATCGTCCTGACGGTGGCAATCGTCGGCGTTATGGGGTCGGGCGGGGGGGGAGGCGGATCCGGCGGCTCCTCGGGGGGCACCATTTCAGTGAATTTCTAG
- a CDS encoding metal-dependent transcriptional regulator: MTEHAQDEILELLWTLREERKANRAEVLRSTSEPGPERLLEELAEGGMVDVSGEEILLTKSGEDRARGIIRRHRLAEVLLQNLFDLDNTQLENSACQFEHILSEPVVESVCTFLGHPPACPHGRAIPRGECCDRIRTEIRPLVMRLTEASLGAMVRIVFITPRSKKRLEKLSALGIVPGSRVRLLQRNPSFVLEIGQTTVAVDRDITDEIYVKPT, translated from the coding sequence ATGACCGAGCATGCCCAGGACGAGATCCTCGAGCTTCTCTGGACGCTTCGGGAAGAGCGAAAGGCGAACCGCGCGGAGGTACTGCGTTCCACGTCGGAGCCGGGACCCGAACGCCTGCTCGAGGAGCTGGCCGAGGGCGGCATGGTCGATGTCTCGGGAGAGGAGATCCTGCTCACGAAGAGCGGGGAGGACCGCGCACGCGGGATCATCCGGCGTCACCGGCTCGCGGAGGTGCTCCTGCAGAACCTTTTCGACCTGGACAACACGCAGCTGGAAAACAGCGCCTGCCAGTTCGAGCATATCCTCTCCGAGCCCGTGGTCGAGAGCGTGTGCACGTTTCTCGGCCACCCTCCCGCCTGCCCTCACGGCCGCGCGATTCCGCGGGGGGAGTGCTGCGACCGGATCCGCACGGAGATCCGCCCTCTCGTCATGCGCCTGACCGAGGCTTCCCTCGGGGCCATGGTGCGGATCGTGTTCATCACACCGCGCTCGAAGAAACGCCTGGAGAAGCTCTCCGCCCTCGGGATCGTTCCGGGAAGCCGGGTTCGCCTCCTGCAGCGGAATCCCTCCTTCGTGCTCGAGATCGGCCAGACGACCGTTGCCGTAGACCGGGACATCACGGATGAGATCTACGTCAAGCCGACGTAG
- a CDS encoding biopolymer transporter ExbD produces the protein MKFKRRLQGDEEGIPITNLVDVLFLLIVFFMMSTVLSFDRGYGVKLPQSSAAGAISNKGISVMISRDGKVYVDGSETPLDRLGETVKSRQRMAGNNVILKSDRETRFQAIADVMDRLLAVGIGDLSLPVVERGLER, from the coding sequence TTGAAATTTAAACGCAGGCTGCAGGGCGACGAGGAAGGGATCCCGATCACGAACCTCGTCGACGTCCTCTTCCTGTTGATCGTCTTCTTCATGATGTCAACGGTGCTGAGCTTCGATCGGGGCTACGGCGTGAAGCTTCCGCAGAGCAGCGCGGCCGGCGCGATCTCCAACAAGGGGATCAGCGTGATGATCTCCCGGGACGGGAAGGTGTATGTGGACGGGAGCGAGACCCCGCTCGATCGCCTGGGAGAGACGGTGAAATCCCGCCAACGCATGGCGGGGAACAACGTCATCCTGAAAAGCGACCGGGAGACGCGTTTCCAGGCGATCGCGGACGTGATGGACCGGCTGCTGGCCGTCGGGATCGGCGATCTTTCCCTCCCGGTCGTCGAACGGGGCTTGGAGCGGTAA